Proteins from a genomic interval of Desulfofustis limnaeus:
- a CDS encoding response regulator has protein sequence MRALMVRYHTPTHLAGIGGRAAQSLLQPALLALFLSLTLLVFAGRSQAQDTAVLPALDGPTVRIGVLAILGKEITQQRWKPTASYLNSYIPGYRFLIVPLDHNEIESNIKNGAIDFVLLNPLLYVEFEERYGINRLATLKEERLGKAYSQYGGVIFCRADRTDIRTFADLKDKRFMAVDERSLGGWQMVQRELVERGIRPERHFSSLVFAENHHAVVAAIREGRADVGSIRTNVLEELEAEGRLSLDEFYAFPQVDANAAATPYRCTTRQYPNWPIAKIRHTSDELAEKLSIVLLQMKPYFTAALAAHCAGWTIPLDYQPVHDLMRVLHLGPYKDLGKVNLKDVLRAYGPVIGLVCALFVILAVFTAKVMQLNQEINTSHRSLTREMQQHIKLDEELKKAKEQAEAATRAKSEFLANMSHEIRTPMNGIIAATDLALSEPLSPTVEEYLHIVQNSSYALLGIINDILDFSKIEAGQLELKERVFKLDELFDQVIDLFIHQAAEKGIELIVDIDQKTPRILLGDSLRLQQILTNLISNSIKFTPSGGIIVVAVTSGVAEPDEKQPSPVQLNFAVKDSGIGIAPEFLPMLFEPFTQGDSSSTRKHEGTGLGLSICKQFVTMMHGTISVESQLGEGSTFFFTVKLRQAGAVPAGKYKFPADIRGLNALVVDDLADSRFIISKILISLGFTVESLSSGREALQRLQPDALAQRPVHLIMMDWKMPDLDGIETSRAIRKELQLKVPIIIMTAFAKDVQRSEAEEAGANGFLTKPIFQSTLFDAIMDAFGKEGGQTATIHHDFTTRTSMYRKHLKGYRILLVEDNLTNQQVAKAILETAGITVVIAGNGQEAVEGVGAEKFDAVLMDIQMPVMNGYEATRKIRSLPDCATLPIIAMTAHAMKGDEEKCLEAGMDGYIAKPINQDRLFHTLWRFLRNKRPISETAGKPTPVQPPQDSATERPVGPDSTVTALPMEAAVERLQSVAALIDLPATLKVLGIDAETLLKILISFHQDNLRTPETLQRCLDQQESASLQQIAHKLKGSGANIGLPELSRLAGELEAACKKEAHVGTGPDLSDQVKPLVAELERTLQILSTLQREETEPAAAPEGYANLPEQLTRLEAAIDHSDPEEIEACFSPLRQVAAHHPDIDRTLLDKLATRLDRYDYDQARESLELIRQAIKEVS, from the coding sequence ATGAGAGCACTGATGGTGCGATACCACACCCCCACCCATCTGGCCGGAATCGGCGGGAGAGCCGCCCAATCCCTCCTGCAACCGGCTCTGTTGGCGCTTTTTCTCAGCCTCACCCTGCTGGTTTTCGCCGGCCGCTCCCAGGCCCAGGACACGGCCGTCCTCCCCGCTCTGGACGGCCCGACGGTGCGGATCGGCGTGCTTGCCATCCTCGGCAAGGAGATCACTCAGCAACGCTGGAAGCCGACGGCCAGCTACCTGAACAGCTATATTCCGGGCTACCGATTCCTCATCGTCCCGCTCGATCATAACGAAATCGAGTCCAACATCAAAAACGGCGCCATCGATTTCGTTCTCCTCAACCCCCTGCTCTATGTGGAATTCGAAGAGCGCTACGGCATCAACCGACTGGCCACCCTGAAAGAGGAGCGGCTCGGCAAGGCCTACTCCCAATACGGCGGCGTTATCTTCTGCCGGGCCGACCGCACCGATATCCGCACCTTCGCCGATCTCAAGGATAAACGGTTCATGGCCGTGGACGAGCGGTCTTTAGGCGGCTGGCAGATGGTGCAACGGGAGCTGGTGGAACGGGGAATCAGGCCGGAACGCCACTTCTCCTCGCTGGTGTTCGCCGAAAACCATCATGCCGTCGTCGCCGCGATTCGGGAAGGACGAGCCGATGTCGGCTCCATTCGAACCAACGTTCTCGAGGAGCTGGAGGCGGAGGGCCGCCTTTCCCTCGATGAGTTTTACGCCTTCCCCCAGGTCGATGCAAACGCCGCAGCAACGCCCTACCGGTGCACCACCAGACAGTACCCGAACTGGCCCATAGCCAAGATACGACACACCTCCGACGAGCTGGCGGAAAAATTGAGCATCGTGCTGCTGCAGATGAAACCTTATTTCACCGCGGCACTGGCGGCCCATTGCGCCGGCTGGACCATTCCCCTCGATTACCAGCCGGTACATGACCTGATGCGGGTTCTCCATCTCGGCCCGTACAAAGACCTGGGCAAGGTCAACCTCAAGGACGTGCTGCGCGCCTATGGGCCGGTTATCGGCCTGGTTTGCGCCCTGTTCGTGATCCTGGCCGTATTCACCGCCAAGGTGATGCAGCTGAACCAGGAGATCAACACCTCGCACCGGTCGCTGACCAGGGAGATGCAGCAGCACATCAAACTCGATGAAGAATTGAAGAAGGCCAAAGAGCAGGCAGAGGCGGCCACCCGGGCGAAGAGCGAGTTCCTGGCCAACATGAGCCACGAGATACGCACTCCGATGAATGGCATCATCGCCGCCACCGACCTGGCCCTCAGTGAACCGCTGTCGCCCACCGTCGAGGAATACCTGCATATCGTTCAGAACTCCTCTTACGCCCTGCTGGGCATCATCAACGATATTCTCGATTTTTCCAAGATCGAGGCCGGTCAATTGGAGCTGAAGGAACGGGTCTTCAAGCTGGACGAATTATTCGACCAGGTGATCGACCTGTTCATCCACCAGGCTGCCGAAAAAGGCATTGAGCTGATCGTCGACATCGACCAGAAGACACCGCGAATCCTGCTCGGCGATTCGCTGCGGCTGCAGCAGATACTCACCAACCTGATCAGCAACTCGATCAAGTTCACCCCCTCCGGCGGGATTATTGTCGTTGCCGTCACCAGTGGTGTGGCGGAACCGGACGAGAAACAACCCAGCCCGGTGCAGCTCAACTTCGCGGTCAAGGACAGCGGTATCGGCATCGCCCCTGAATTTCTGCCGATGCTCTTCGAGCCGTTCACCCAGGGTGACAGCTCTTCCACTCGGAAACACGAAGGCACCGGCCTCGGGTTGAGCATCTGCAAGCAGTTCGTCACCATGATGCACGGCACCATCAGTGTCGAAAGCCAGCTTGGCGAAGGATCGACGTTCTTCTTTACCGTCAAGCTGCGCCAGGCCGGCGCGGTGCCGGCCGGAAAATACAAGTTTCCCGCGGACATCAGGGGTCTCAACGCTTTGGTGGTCGACGATCTCGCCGACAGCCGTTTCATCATCAGCAAGATCCTGATCTCCCTCGGTTTCACCGTCGAATCGCTGAGTTCAGGCCGGGAAGCGTTGCAGCGGCTGCAGCCGGACGCATTGGCGCAGCGGCCGGTACACCTGATCATGATGGACTGGAAAATGCCCGATCTCGACGGGATAGAAACCTCCCGGGCAATCAGGAAGGAGTTGCAGCTGAAGGTCCCGATCATCATCATGACCGCCTTTGCCAAGGACGTGCAACGAAGCGAGGCGGAAGAGGCGGGGGCCAACGGCTTTCTCACCAAACCGATCTTCCAGTCGACCCTGTTCGACGCCATCATGGACGCCTTCGGCAAGGAGGGCGGGCAAACCGCCACCATCCACCATGACTTCACCACCCGCACCTCCATGTACCGCAAACACCTCAAAGGGTATCGGATTCTGCTGGTGGAGGATAACCTGACCAACCAGCAGGTGGCCAAGGCCATCCTGGAAACGGCCGGCATCACGGTGGTTATCGCCGGCAACGGCCAGGAGGCGGTGGAAGGTGTCGGCGCCGAAAAGTTCGACGCGGTGCTTATGGATATTCAAATGCCGGTGATGAACGGTTACGAGGCCACCAGGAAGATCCGCTCCCTGCCCGACTGCGCCACCCTGCCGATTATCGCCATGACCGCCCACGCTATGAAAGGCGACGAAGAAAAGTGTTTGGAAGCAGGCATGGACGGTTACATCGCCAAACCGATTAACCAGGATCGATTGTTTCATACGCTGTGGCGTTTTTTGAGAAACAAACGACCGATTTCCGAGACCGCCGGTAAGCCAACACCTGTTCAACCGCCACAAGACAGTGCCACAGAGCGGCCGGTAGGCCCGGACAGCACCGTGACGGCACTACCGATGGAAGCGGCGGTCGAACGGCTGCAAAGCGTGGCGGCACTGATAGATCTGCCGGCAACGCTGAAGGTGCTTGGCATCGACGCAGAAACCCTGCTGAAAATCCTGATCAGCTTTCACCAGGATAATCTGCGCACCCCGGAAACCCTGCAGAGATGTCTCGACCAGCAGGAAAGCGCCAGCCTCCAACAGATAGCCCATAAGCTGAAAGGCAGCGGCGCCAATATCGGTCTGCCCGAACTGAGCAGGCTGGCCGGAGAACTCGAGGCAGCCTGTAAAAAAGAAGCCCACGTCGGCACCGGCCCGGACCTGTCCGACCAGGTCAAGCCCCTGGTCGCGGAACTGGAACGCACCCTGCAAATTCTTTCGACACTGCAGCGCGAAGAGACAGAACCGGCGGCCGCGCCTGAGGGGTACGCCAATCTGCCGGAGCAACTCACCCGGCTCGAAGCCGCCATCGATCACTCCGACCCGGAAGAAATCGAAGCCTGTTTCTCCCCCCTTCGCCAGGTCGCCGCCCATCACCCCGACATCGATCGGACGCTGCTCGACAAACTGGCCACACGGCTGGATCGCTATGATTACGACCAGGCTCGGGAATCGCTCGAGCTGATCCGGCAAGCCATCAAGGAAGTATCATGA
- a CDS encoding HD-GYP domain-containing protein yields the protein MTQERPLVLIVDDNPTNIDLLVATLKSDYRLGIAKRGQQALEYAGKFHPNLILLDIMMPEMDGYQVCTLLKQDPATATIPIIFITAMQDTASKTKGFEHGAVDYITKPFHTAEVLARVRTHVELEQMRSQLLSHNALLEQKVKHQTAELQEMLNGSIISMARMVEIRDPYTAGHQQRVAQLACAIASKLGLSDHVIEGIRIAGLLHDVGKIRIPVSILSRAGSLLDAELEVIKIHSQVGFEILKNIPFPWPVAQAVFQHHERLDGSGYPLGLRGGDLLLESKILTVADVTEAKSSFRPYRPALGLQAAIDELKDYRGVYYDADTVDACLELLTKENFTFAEIEDSQGKPILCVASSDTIDSSLPL from the coding sequence ATGACTCAGGAACGTCCACTTGTCCTCATCGTCGACGACAACCCCACCAACATCGATCTGCTGGTCGCTACGCTGAAAAGCGACTACCGCCTCGGCATCGCCAAACGTGGCCAGCAAGCCTTGGAGTACGCCGGGAAATTCCATCCGAACCTGATACTTCTGGACATCATGATGCCGGAAATGGACGGCTACCAAGTCTGCACCCTGCTGAAGCAGGATCCGGCCACCGCCACCATCCCCATCATCTTCATCACCGCCATGCAGGATACCGCCAGCAAGACCAAAGGATTCGAGCACGGCGCCGTTGATTACATCACCAAACCGTTCCACACCGCCGAGGTGCTGGCCCGGGTCCGCACCCATGTGGAGCTGGAGCAGATGCGCTCCCAGCTCCTGTCGCACAACGCCTTGCTGGAACAAAAAGTCAAGCACCAGACCGCGGAGCTTCAGGAGATGCTCAACGGTAGCATTATCAGCATGGCACGCATGGTGGAAATTCGCGACCCCTATACCGCCGGCCATCAGCAGCGGGTGGCCCAACTGGCCTGCGCCATTGCCTCGAAACTGGGGCTTTCCGACCATGTCATCGAAGGGATTCGGATTGCCGGCTTGCTGCACGATGTGGGCAAGATCCGGATCCCGGTGTCCATCCTCAGTCGAGCCGGTTCACTGCTCGATGCAGAGTTGGAGGTGATCAAGATCCACTCCCAGGTCGGGTTCGAGATCCTCAAGAACATCCCCTTTCCCTGGCCGGTCGCCCAAGCGGTTTTCCAGCACCACGAACGGCTGGACGGTTCCGGTTATCCGCTGGGACTGCGGGGTGGCGATCTGCTGTTGGAATCGAAAATCCTGACGGTTGCCGACGTCACCGAGGCGAAGAGTTCGTTCCGGCCCTATCGGCCGGCCCTCGGCCTGCAAGCGGCGATCGACGAATTAAAGGATTATCGCGGTGTCTATTACGACGCCGACACCGTCGACGCCTGCCTCGAGCTGCTGACCAAGGAGAACTTCACGTTTGCCGAGATCGAGGACAGCCAGGGCAAACCGATTCTCTGCGTCGCCTCGTCCGACACCATCGATTCGAGCCTGCCGCTTTAA
- a CDS encoding 6-phosphofructokinase, with protein MDKHIGILTSGGDSPGLNAAIRAIGKTALDTGRMEVVGFRDGFRGLMENRLLRLERSMLSSILTLGGTILGTSRDKPHKMPVGGEMMDMTEVMCDNYHRHNLDALVCIGGGGTQKNAFRLAERGLTVLTLPKTIDNDVAGTDVTFGFSTAMEIATEAIDRLHSTAHSHHRIIVVEVMGHNAGWLALGAGIASGADVILIPEIPYDREKVARAIRQRQQRGKNFSIVVVAEGALSINEKKTLDKLRQDKEKAKEAKNDRAKKKAQEAYQAFTRQRTTHTLRLSQQLEEMTGLESRLTILGHLQRGGTPSATDRVLATKLGSACVRYIEEGIGGVMVAVRGEGTEPIPLKDVVNRRKVVPLDHCWLESARNVGTFLGD; from the coding sequence ATGGACAAGCATATCGGTATCTTGACTTCGGGTGGAGACAGCCCCGGGCTGAACGCGGCAATTCGGGCCATCGGCAAAACGGCGCTTGATACCGGCCGCATGGAGGTCGTCGGGTTTCGCGACGGTTTCCGGGGGCTGATGGAGAACCGGTTGCTGCGGCTGGAGCGGTCCATGTTGTCATCCATCCTCACCCTGGGCGGCACCATTCTCGGCACCAGTCGGGACAAGCCGCACAAGATGCCGGTCGGCGGCGAGATGATGGATATGACCGAGGTCATGTGCGACAATTATCATCGCCACAATCTCGACGCCCTGGTCTGCATCGGCGGCGGCGGTACCCAAAAAAATGCCTTTCGCCTGGCCGAGCGTGGTCTCACGGTGCTCACCCTGCCCAAAACCATCGATAACGATGTGGCTGGGACCGACGTGACCTTCGGCTTTTCCACCGCCATGGAGATTGCCACCGAGGCCATCGATCGGCTCCATTCTACCGCCCACAGTCACCATCGGATCATCGTCGTCGAGGTGATGGGCCACAACGCCGGCTGGCTGGCCCTCGGGGCCGGCATCGCCTCCGGAGCCGACGTCATCCTTATCCCCGAGATCCCCTATGATCGGGAAAAAGTTGCCCGAGCCATCCGTCAGCGGCAGCAACGGGGAAAGAATTTCAGTATCGTCGTGGTGGCCGAAGGGGCCCTGTCGATCAACGAAAAAAAGACGCTGGACAAGCTGCGACAAGACAAGGAAAAGGCCAAGGAGGCGAAAAACGACCGGGCCAAGAAGAAGGCTCAGGAAGCATATCAGGCTTTCACCCGGCAGCGGACCACCCATACTCTGCGCCTGTCGCAGCAGTTGGAGGAAATGACCGGGCTCGAGTCTCGACTGACCATTCTCGGGCACCTGCAGCGCGGCGGCACTCCGTCGGCCACCGACCGGGTGTTGGCCACCAAGCTTGGCAGCGCTTGTGTCCGCTACATCGAAGAAGGCATCGGCGGGGTCATGGTGGCCGTGCGCGGCGAGGGAACCGAGCCGATACCGCTGAAGGATGTGGTCAACCGGCGCAAGGTGGTTCCCCTGGACCATTGCTGGCTGGAGAGCGCCCGTAACGTGGGCACTTTCCTGGGCGATTAA
- a CDS encoding ArsR/SmtB family transcription factor, which translates to MVTGIMEHGGRNCIIFLDSCGNITYVNIYSYKEVTMTGEDRCERRIIHEDRVSTARRALQELPPMAAVCDLFKALADPGRLTIVNALAVEEMCVCDLAALLGVSESAASHQMRLLRIANLVTNRREGQVLYYRLADDHVMQLVATAVEHAREARRGAPGQ; encoded by the coding sequence ATGGTCACCGGCATTATGGAGCATGGGGGAAGAAATTGCATCATTTTCCTGGACAGCTGCGGCAATATCACCTATGTGAACATATATTCATACAAAGAGGTGACCATGACCGGAGAAGACCGATGCGAGCGCAGGATTATCCATGAGGACCGTGTTTCCACAGCCCGTCGAGCCTTACAGGAACTACCGCCGATGGCGGCGGTTTGCGATCTGTTCAAGGCGCTGGCCGATCCCGGCCGCTTGACCATCGTCAACGCCCTGGCGGTCGAGGAGATGTGTGTGTGCGATCTGGCGGCGCTGCTCGGCGTCAGCGAATCGGCGGCCAGCCACCAGATGCGTTTGCTGCGAATCGCCAACCTGGTCACAAACCGGCGGGAAGGGCAGGTACTCTATTATCGCCTGGCCGACGATCACGTGATGCAACTGGTGGCAACGGCGGTCGAGCATGCCCGAGAAGCGCGGAGGGGGGCGCCCGGACAATGA
- the rsmI gene encoding 16S rRNA (cytidine(1402)-2'-O)-methyltransferase, translated as MPGTLYIVATPIGNLEDMSQRALRILGDVDLIAAEDTRHTRKLLTHFGISTPLISYYREQENRRAADLIERIAGGASVALVSDAGTPGISDPGAVLVRQARAAGLPIVPIPGPSALSAAVCCAGLDPGSFLFLGFAPAKAAQRRELLQSLKASPYPLVFYESPHRISAFIRECSLVFGERTVLWAREISKMYEEIEETTLSALTERIDTAKIRGELVLIIHPGTVEQPPSGDLDEILTWYRDHSGLSMKDACRTVAADLGLGRSEIYQRALAIWEKR; from the coding sequence ATGCCCGGAACCCTTTACATCGTCGCCACCCCGATCGGCAACCTCGAGGATATGTCCCAGCGTGCCCTGCGCATCCTTGGCGACGTGGATCTGATCGCCGCCGAAGACACCCGGCATACGCGAAAGCTGCTGACTCACTTCGGTATCTCCACCCCGTTGATCAGCTATTACCGCGAGCAGGAAAACCGGCGAGCCGCCGACCTGATCGAACGGATCGCCGGGGGCGCCTCGGTGGCCCTGGTCAGCGATGCCGGTACCCCGGGAATCAGTGATCCGGGGGCGGTGCTGGTCAGGCAGGCCCGGGCCGCCGGTCTGCCGATCGTACCGATCCCCGGGCCATCGGCCTTGAGTGCCGCCGTCTGCTGTGCCGGGCTCGATCCCGGCTCCTTTCTCTTTCTCGGTTTTGCCCCGGCCAAGGCGGCGCAACGCCGGGAACTGCTGCAATCCTTGAAGGCCTCCCCGTACCCGCTGGTATTTTACGAATCGCCTCACCGGATCTCCGCTTTCATCAGGGAATGCTCTCTGGTATTTGGCGAGCGAACGGTGCTCTGGGCGCGGGAAATCAGCAAGATGTACGAAGAGATAGAAGAGACGACGCTGTCGGCGCTGACCGAACGCATCGACACGGCCAAGATCCGCGGCGAACTGGTGCTGATCATCCACCCCGGCACGGTCGAACAACCGCCAAGCGGCGACCTTGACGAGATCCTGACCTGGTACCGGGATCATTCCGGTCTGTCCATGAAAGACGCCTGCCGTACCGTGGCCGCCGATCTCGGCCTCGGTCGTTCGGAGATCTACCAGCGGGCCCTGGCGATATGGGAGAAACGCTGA
- the trpB gene encoding tryptophan synthase subunit beta, whose protein sequence is MKSKRYFGQWGGSYIPEVLHETFRQLEQAVAEIKSDPSFWQEYTSLMSTYSCRPTPLTHADNLSRHFGGAQIYIKREDLNHTGAHKANNVMGQGLLVKRMGKSRVIAETGAGQHGMATATMAAKFGFSCTIYMGEEDVLRQRPNVFWMEKMGATVVPVRDGSRTLKDAINEAFRDWVTNMDTTHYVFGTACGPAPFPDLVSWLQSIIGQEAREQILARHGRLPARVYACVGGGSNSLGLFSGFLSEPGVELVGVEAGGRGLNSGQHASRLCGQDASPGIAQGYKTMFLQNADGQMLDTHSVSAGLDYIGVSPILADYWEKKRVRFEAATDDEVIGALDLTMKKEGIIPALESAHAFVQAFKEAPQLSPEDAVIINMSGRGDKDIFTIAEAFDDPSWKEFIIQRAAIYSKKKA, encoded by the coding sequence ATGAAAAGCAAACGATATTTTGGCCAGTGGGGGGGCAGTTATATTCCGGAAGTGCTCCATGAAACCTTCCGGCAGTTGGAACAGGCGGTTGCCGAGATCAAGAGCGACCCGTCCTTCTGGCAGGAGTACACCTCGCTGATGTCGACCTACTCATGCCGGCCGACGCCGCTCACCCATGCCGACAATCTGTCCCGACACTTCGGCGGCGCCCAGATCTACATCAAGCGCGAAGACCTCAACCACACCGGCGCCCACAAGGCCAACAACGTCATGGGCCAGGGGCTGCTGGTAAAACGGATGGGCAAGAGCCGGGTTATCGCCGAGACCGGCGCCGGCCAACACGGCATGGCCACCGCCACCATGGCCGCCAAGTTCGGTTTCTCCTGCACCATCTACATGGGAGAGGAAGACGTGCTGCGCCAACGCCCCAACGTCTTCTGGATGGAGAAGATGGGGGCCACCGTGGTTCCGGTGCGCGACGGCTCCCGCACCCTCAAGGACGCCATCAACGAGGCCTTTCGCGATTGGGTGACGAACATGGACACCACCCATTACGTGTTCGGTACCGCCTGCGGGCCAGCCCCGTTCCCGGACCTGGTGTCCTGGCTGCAATCGATTATCGGCCAGGAGGCCCGCGAGCAGATCCTGGCCCGACACGGACGGCTACCGGCCCGGGTCTACGCCTGCGTCGGCGGCGGCAGCAACTCGCTCGGCCTGTTCTCCGGCTTTTTAAGCGAGCCGGGGGTGGAACTGGTCGGCGTCGAGGCCGGCGGTCGGGGGTTGAACAGCGGTCAGCATGCCTCCCGCCTGTGTGGCCAGGATGCCTCGCCGGGCATCGCCCAGGGCTACAAGACCATGTTCCTGCAAAACGCTGACGGCCAGATGCTCGACACCCACTCGGTTTCGGCTGGGCTCGATTATATCGGGGTGTCGCCGATCCTGGCCGACTACTGGGAGAAGAAAAGAGTCCGTTTCGAAGCGGCCACCGACGACGAAGTCATCGGGGCCCTTGATCTGACCATGAAAAAAGAGGGCATCATCCCGGCTCTCGAATCGGCCCACGCCTTCGTCCAGGCCTTCAAGGAGGCCCCGCAGCTCTCTCCTGAAGATGCGGTGATCATCAACATGTCCGGCCGCGGCGACAAGGACATCTTCACCATCGCCGAGGCGTTCGACGACCCGTCCTGGAAGGAATTCATCATCCAGCGTGCCGCCATCTACAGCAAAAAAAAAGCGTAA
- the trpA gene encoding tryptophan synthase subunit alpha: MKLETYLRERKATKDILLMTHIVLGYPSLSVNREVIRQMVDNGVDCIEMQLPFSEPMADGPVILKANQDAIAAGITIEECLAFGAEMSRTHTISFLYMTYFNIVYKYGESRFFDRLRDDGITGLILPDLPPEEGAAFCAAARERGISPVQIFAPTSTEERMRELHHHGAGFVYCAARRGVTGSHSQLDEAFDAYLQRCRSATPLPLAVGFGIQSRADVAALIGKADMAVVGSQTIKLVDERGVEAVGPFIASLTGTIS; encoded by the coding sequence ATGAAACTGGAAACCTATCTCCGCGAAAGAAAAGCGACCAAAGATATCCTGCTGATGACCCATATCGTGCTCGGTTATCCCTCTCTCTCCGTCAACCGGGAGGTCATCCGGCAGATGGTGGACAACGGAGTGGACTGCATCGAGATGCAACTCCCCTTTTCCGAGCCGATGGCCGACGGGCCGGTCATTCTCAAGGCCAACCAGGACGCCATAGCCGCCGGCATCACCATCGAGGAGTGCCTCGCCTTCGGCGCCGAGATGAGCCGGACGCACACTATCTCCTTTCTCTACATGACCTATTTCAATATCGTCTACAAATACGGTGAAAGCCGCTTCTTCGACCGCCTCCGCGACGATGGGATTACCGGACTGATCCTGCCCGATCTGCCGCCCGAAGAGGGCGCCGCCTTCTGCGCCGCCGCCCGGGAACGGGGCATCTCCCCGGTCCAGATCTTCGCCCCGACCAGCACCGAAGAACGGATGCGGGAGTTGCACCACCACGGAGCCGGATTCGTCTACTGCGCCGCCCGGCGCGGCGTCACCGGCTCGCACAGCCAGTTGGACGAGGCCTTTGACGCCTATCTGCAGCGCTGCCGCAGCGCCACTCCGTTGCCGCTGGCGGTCGGCTTCGGCATCCAGAGCCGAGCCGACGTGGCAGCCTTGATCGGCAAAGCCGATATGGCGGTGGTCGGATCGCAGACCATCAAACTGGTGGATGAACGGGGCGTTGAGGCGGTCGGCCCGTTCATCGCCTCCCTGACCGGTACGATATCATGA
- a CDS encoding M3 family oligoendopeptidase translates to MNETQQINSTLGTTEIIWNLDDLYPGPGSDAFTGDCSWCETEAAAIEAAYRGRVKTLHGQELLALVKRIEDLEACLGRLATFAFLNFTTRVDNEEAGALQQRIHELADRCSTRLIFFELEWNKVSKKRAGELLGEPCLATYRHYLASLRRYHPHQLREAEEKLLLELRSVGRSSWNTLFDKIIGTMRFGSRGRTEEEVLSDLYHPDRETRHQAADDLTAGLQSHSHILTHIFNTLAADKMISDRLRRYPAWISARNLDNQVADATVATLVDAVVERYDIVARYYRLKAALIGLDSLVDYDRYAPLPALPTLSIDWARCRDIVLDSFAGFSPKLRDAAGRFFTERWIHAPLSAGKRGGAFAHPATPAVHPYVLVNYAGTLRDVSTVAHELGHGVHQLLAADRGYFNSDTPLVLAETASVFAELLVFKAQVALLDKPQERRAFICQKLESIFATVFRQVAMNRFERLVHEGRRQKGELSSTELGDYWMDTQQEMFGDSVQLRDDYRIWWSYIPHFLATPGYVYAYAFGELLVLALYNRYLEQGPAFIDEYFCLLAAGGSATPAELLKPFAIDLDDPHFWQQGLQVIDAMLAEVEGI, encoded by the coding sequence ATGAACGAAACGCAGCAGATCAACAGCACGCTCGGCACCACCGAGATCATCTGGAATCTCGACGACCTCTATCCCGGCCCGGGTAGTGACGCCTTTACCGGCGACTGTTCCTGGTGCGAAACGGAAGCGGCCGCCATCGAGGCCGCCTATCGCGGCCGGGTCAAGACACTCCACGGGCAGGAACTGCTGGCGCTGGTCAAACGGATCGAAGACCTGGAGGCGTGCCTCGGCCGGTTGGCCACCTTCGCCTTTCTCAACTTCACCACCCGGGTGGACAATGAGGAGGCGGGGGCCCTGCAGCAACGCATTCACGAGTTGGCCGACCGCTGCAGCACTAGACTGATTTTTTTCGAACTGGAATGGAACAAGGTAAGCAAAAAGCGGGCCGGAGAGCTGCTCGGCGAGCCTTGTCTGGCAACCTATCGCCATTACCTGGCCAGTCTGCGCCGCTACCATCCGCACCAACTCCGTGAAGCCGAGGAAAAACTGCTGCTGGAGCTGCGTTCGGTGGGCCGCTCCAGTTGGAACACCTTGTTCGACAAGATCATCGGCACCATGCGTTTCGGCAGCCGCGGCCGTACCGAGGAAGAGGTGCTGAGCGATCTCTACCACCCCGACCGGGAGACCAGGCATCAGGCGGCCGACGACCTGACCGCCGGGTTGCAGAGCCACAGTCACATCCTCACCCATATTTTCAATACGCTGGCCGCCGACAAGATGATCAGTGACCGGTTGCGCCGCTATCCGGCCTGGATCAGTGCCCGCAACCTGGACAACCAAGTGGCCGACGCCACCGTCGCCACCCTGGTTGACGCGGTGGTCGAGCGTTATGATATCGTCGCCCGCTACTACCGGCTCAAGGCAGCGCTCATCGGGCTGGACAGTCTGGTCGATTATGACCGTTACGCACCGCTGCCGGCACTGCCGACCCTGTCCATCGACTGGGCGCGCTGCCGGGACATCGTTCTCGATTCGTTTGCTGGCTTCTCCCCGAAGCTCAGGGATGCGGCCGGTCGCTTCTTCACCGAGCGCTGGATCCACGCCCCGTTGTCGGCCGGCAAGCGCGGCGGTGCGTTCGCCCATCCGGCCACGCCCGCGGTCCACCCCTATGTGCTGGTCAACTATGCCGGAACCCTACGCGATGTCTCCACCGTCGCTCACGAGCTCGGCCACGGGGTGCATCAGCTCCTGGCCGCGGATCGCGGCTATTTCAACAGCGACACCCCGCTGGTGCTGGCCGAGACCGCCTCGGTCTTCGCCGAGCTGCTAGTCTTCAAGGCCCAAGTGGCCCTGCTCGACAAGCCCCAGGAGCGACGGGCCTTCATCTGCCAGAAGCTGGAGTCGATCTTCGCCACGGTCTTTCGCCAGGTGGCCATGAACCGTTTCGAACGGCTGGTGCATGAAGGCCGGCGGCAAAAAGGGGAATTGAGCAGCACGGAACTGGGCGATTACTGGATGGATACCCAGCAGGAGATGTTCGGCGATTCGGTGCAGCTGCGCGACGACTATCGCATCTGGTGGAGCTACATCCCCCACTTCCTCGCCACGCCGGGTTACGTCTATGCCTACGCCTTCGGCGAATTGTTGGTATTGGCCCTGTACAACCGCTACCTGGAGCAGGGCCCGGCTTTCATCGACGAGTACTTCTGCTTGCTCGCTGCCGGCGGCTCGGCCACCCCGGCCGAACTGCTCAAACCGTTTGCCATCGACCTTGATGATCCGCACTTCTGGCAACAGGGGTTGCAGGTGATCGACGCCATGCTGGCGGAGGTGGAGGGTATCTAG